The Macaca nemestrina isolate mMacNem1 chromosome 1, mMacNem.hap1, whole genome shotgun sequence genome contains the following window.
GGGACAAAGGAACATGTTAAATGACATTTGCAAGGGTACACTCAGCCAAATCCAGAATATGGGAAACTTGACAGGAAAAAATGACCTAGTTTCTTGAACAAACAAATACAATGGCGTAGATAAAACGAAGGGGGCAGAAGTATTGTAACTTaacagagacttaaaaaaaattactcaggccgggcgcggtggctcacacctgtaatcccagaactttgggagcccgaggcggatggatcatgaggtcaggagatcgagaccatcctggctaacacggtgaaactccgtctctactaaaaatacaaaaaattagccgggtgtggtggtgggcgcctgtagtcccagctactcgggaggctgaagcaggagaatggcatgaacccgagaggtggagcttgtagtgagccaagattgcgccaccgcactctaacctaggtgacagagcaagactccgtctcaggggaagaaaaaaaaaattactcaggaggctgaggcaggaggataacttgaacccaggaattaaagtctagcctgggaaacatagtgaaaccctgtctgttaaaaacaaacaaacaaacaaaaaaaacacccccAAATTAACCAACTGCAAAGTTGTAGACCTTAGTTGGATTCTGGTTTGAGCAAATCaactgtaaaattttattttttggacatTCAGGGAAAAATGATCATGAACTAAGTATTAGATGACTAATATTTAGTTTAATTTTGTTGGAGAGTGAGATAATGGAATTATGGTTATTTTTAGAAGTCATTGTGTGTTAGAAATGCATGTTGAGTCTTACAGGTGAAATGATAGGCTATCTGGGATTTACTTTCAAATACTCCAGTAAAACCCAACATGACTGAGAGGACCCATGAAAAAAGAAGGGCAGAATTTTGATAATGGCCAAGCCAGGTGATGGAGTAGTTCATCATACTATTCTCcttacttttgtgtatgtttcaaattttctataaCAAGAAATAATGGTGATAGCAATATACAGAGTAGTTGTAGGAATGAGTGGTATTTTGGTTTTGTGATTGAAGAAATGGAGATTTGCAGCAAATGGAAAGCTCTTCTCATggcctttttcacttttttttgtttgtttgtttgtttgttttttgagacagggtcctgctctgtctcccaggctggagtgcagtggtgtcatcttggcttactgcagcctcgacctccctggctcaagtgatcttcccacctcagcctcctgagtagctgggacaacaggaatgtgccaccgagcccagctaatttttgtatttttttgtagagatgaggttttgccatgttgcctaggctggtcccaaactcctgatcccaaatgccttggcctcccaaagtgctgggattacaggcatgagccactgtgcccggcccatgaCCATTTCTTGTATGATCTCTTGCCCTTAGGCTGAAGGCATTACACTGAAGAAAAGCCATCCTCCTGCTGGCTGAGCTGCTGGGGTCCAGTATCTTGGCTTTCTGGGGCTCTGACTTTATCATAGGCAATAGCTTAGAAAACCCAGAAAaggggtagatggatgggtgacTACCAATATGTCCCAGAGTCTAGACTGCTCTCCTTTGTGCTTATGGTGGACACTGATgctgttcagcaaatatttcccGTTTTCCTATTTCTAGGCCAAAGAAGGAGTGCTCTTTCTTGCCCCCTTGTGGTTGGGTGGGGCGATGTGATTAGTTCTGGCAAATGAGTTGTCAACTGAAGGGACAGGTGTCACTTCTGGGTGGGAGCTATTAATTGCCTTTGTGAAACCCTGcagagctcttattattttttcctgctaGTATGGTGACTGACAGTATTCGAGATGGTAGGTACTCTATCAGCCTGTGTCCCtgaatgacaaaaataagaacTCCCCTGTTGACCGTGTAGCctgagaaataaacctttgtgtttctgttttttttgtttttgtttttttttttttgagacagagtctcgctctgtcgcccaggctggagcgcagtggtgcgatatctgttcattgcagcctccgcctcccgagttcaagcaattctcctgcctcagcctcctgagtagctgggattacaggcacccgcccccatgcctggctaatttttacgtttttaaagtagagacagcgtttcaccatgttggccaggctggtctcaaactcctgaccttaaatgatccgcccacctcagcctcccaaagtgttggaattacaggtgtgagccaccgtgctgggcctgATTTTCCTATCCTTAATAGTAGTCCCCACAAACGCTTCTGGGAGATCTGCAGGCTgcacattttgaaatatgtttaagTCGTCTTATATTTGCTATCTGAGATTTGGGAGTTGTTTTCACAGCATAATCTACATGATCTTGACTAATATAGTGCCATAGGTCAACCAACCCTCCAGGCTGCCTGATAAGAAGCTGAAAAACTACTATTGTTGCTGTATTACTGTAATCACAATACTTAATTATTATAGGTACCActtgagtgcctattatgtgtACCAGGCATGTACTACCCAGTACATGCAATGCCTCAACTGATTCTCACAACAAACACAAAAGACAAACACTACTATCCCATACTAAGATGAGAAAGTCAAGGTTTAGGAAATGGCACAAATATCTCATTTGTTGCGTGATGGTTTTTGAAGATGCTGTTCATTCTATCATTCTTTGTCCCTTATATAATGTTCCATGGCATGAATTCTCTTTAGCAATTATAGCAAGAACCCCCTTGGAAATCAGTTTTACTATATATATCAAGTACCATTAGcttgttcatgccctttgccccaTTCATTAGTATTATCCAGCTCAGGCTTTTTGAAGTATAGTTAGAAACCTATGTATATACACACCAAAGTATATGTGAAAAGTGAATTAATAACATTAGAATTTGTCTCTTGAATTGTTAGTATGTTTCCTTTAGCCACGAGTTAAGAATGTTACTTGTCCAGTTGCCTGTTTCCTTTGGTGGCCCTGGTGTTTGGTGTTTGCCTCCTCCTTCCACAGGGTTAATTTCCTGTCAATTCCAGCAAGAATATCACTTTCCTATCTTTAACAGTAGTCTGTGCAAACGCTTCAGGGAGGTCTGCAGGCTgcacattttgaaatatgtttaagttgccttttttttttttttttgagacggagtcttgctgtgtcgcccaggctagagtgcagtggcacaatctcggctcactgcaagctccgcctcccgggttcacgccattctcctgcctcagcctcccgaatagctgggactacaggcgcccaccaccacgcccggctaattttttgtatttttaatagagacggggtttcaccatgttagccaggatggtctcgatctcctgacctcatgatccgcccgcctcggcctcccaaagtgctgggattacaggcgtgagccaccgcgcccggccctaaattGTCTTATGTTTGTTATCTGGGGCACACAGTGTAGGCCTGGTGGTATGGGGCGCCCCTGGCAGATTTGAACTAATCTTAGGTGAGTGTGAGGCGCCCCCGCGTGGCGCCTGGCGCAACAACATGCTGGATTCTCCTGCGTGGGCCAGGCGCCCACGTCGTCTCCAGTTCTCCCTCTCCCTTGGCCTATTGGTGCCCTCCCACCGCACTCCCGCTCTTCCGCTGACCCACCCCGTAACGGCAACAGCCCTACCCCTTACCCTGTCTTAGGTGCTCGGTGGGCACGCAGGATCACGGGTCATCAGCCCCGacatgcgcgcgcgcgcacacacacacacgcgcacacacacacctctccaCGCCTCGCAGCGCTTAGAGCTCCGCCCAACACAAAAGATCCCCAGGTTATTTTATTGCTGTACTCAGAGGTCAGTTAATGCCCCCGGccgcctctccctcccctctgcgGTGGCTGAGTCCTCTCCTGGGGCTCGGGAACCGCAGCGGGTCCGAGGGTCACCGCCGCATCTCGCCGCTGGGGGCGCCCCGCTTCCCCTCCCCGCCGCCGGGCCAGCCAGGGTCCGAGGCCCGCAGGCCCCAGCTGGGAAGACAGGTCTGGAGAGGCCGCTCCGGGTCTAGAGGGAGGGGAGGTTCTCCGGAAAGGGGTGGCGAGAGAACCCCGCCACGACTGCCAAGCTTCGTCGCGCGCGCTGGAGGGGACACGGTGGGCGCCTAATTCTCGGCGTAGCAGTAGGTCCCATAGGCTGCCTGCTGGGGCCTGGGGAAGCCGAAGCTGCGTACTCCGGGATCCGGGAGCCCCCCGCAGCGCGGCCGCGGCGTGACGATTGGGAAGCGCACACTGCCGTCAGCCAGCCAGCCGCCGTCGCACTGGTCTAGCCCTGAGAACTTCCAGGCGGCGTAGAGGTGCCCAACCTTGGCCACCACGGCGCCTCGTCGCCTGCACGCCGCGTGGGCTTCAGACAGCGTCAGCCGCCCGGGCACGAAGAACACTTGACCTGGGGATCACAGCGGGTCACCGACCGAAAGTGGGGTagccggggcggggcggggcggctgACTCCCAGAaggcggagttggggggcggggcCGCAGAGGTGCTGGATCGAGCTTGGGTACTAGGAGTGGGGGGATCAAGGCAGAAGTGCAGGGAGGGTTTGGAGAGGTGGGCTGGAGCCCGGGCGGACGGGTGAGCGGGCTGATGGAGGGACGGTGCCTTGGAGGGACTCGGAGACCCTGCCCTGATCTCAAGCTGAGGTCCACTCCTCGCCCCCCACATTTTTCAGACCCCGCCCCAAGACCCTGCCTTCGCCCCGCGCTTCACCTGCCAGCGCGGAGGTGAAGCAGAAGGCGTCGTAGCGGTCGCGCATCCGGTCGCGGGGCCCGTAGCTGCGGATCCCGGGCCGGCCTCGGCCGCCGCACGGGGCGCGCGCAGTGAGCACAGGGTAGCGCACGGAGCCCTCGAGCAGCCAGCCCGCGTTACACCAGTCCAGACCCTCGGTCCAAGCTGGCGGGAGACGGCGGGGGTCGGGGATGAGAGGCGTCACAGGCAGGAGCCAGACTGAGCTCGCCTGGCGCCCTTTCTTGGGCCCCTGAGACAGCTCCGCGGGGCCTGGGAGGTGCTGGGTTCGGCCGCTCACCCTGGTAGAGCTGGGAGTAGGTGGCCAGGCGTCCGTCCTGCTCCTCGCACGCTTGCTTCGCCTCGTAGTAATTGAACTGGTACCGGCCCCGGCTGGGTTGGTACGGAAACACCACACCTAGGGGGTGGCGGAGAGCCTGGGGAGGGCCAGCAGATGGGAGCGGAGGGGGAGGAAGGGCGGCGCGGCCTGGGAGAGGGAGCTGGGGTCCCCAGGGGTGAGGGGGAGATACTGGAAAGGAGCCCTGGGAGACCCAGGCGAGGCGGTCCCGCCTGCTACAGAGGAATGGGGCGGGAGCGGAAGGGCCTCACCCTCCAGGCTCAAGGTCAGCGCCACGCTCTCGTCCTCGATGCCGTTGATGAGCTCGCAGCGGTACCGGCCTTCGTCCTCCAGGCGCACGCCCGCGATGACCAGGGAGGCGTCTAGCCGATGCCCCCTCCGCATCCTGGCGCGCCCTCCCAGGGGCCCATACCCCCGGGCGTGCAGTCCGTTGGTGACGAGGATCAGAGTTTCCCGGAGCTCCCCAGGCTCCACCTTGCTCCAGCGCACCTTATAGCTGGGAGGCGTGGTGCCCAGGACACAGGGCAGCGTGGCCGTGGCCCCACGATGAGAGTGAATGACCTCGTGGATGGGGGGCAGGAGGTAGTGGGGGCCCGGGTGGGATGCTGAGCAGAGGGGGCCACAGTGGCAGGAACCCCCGATCCTCACTGCTCCAAGTGCCCATCAGACCCTACTCTCCAAATGCTTTCTCCAGAGCCCCCCAACCCTCTCCTCCATGGCTTTCTCAGCAATGACTTTCACTCCCTGAGTACCTGCAATAActgccctttcccctttccccacccTTGCAGCCTCCCCAAGCCTTCCCCAGATTCTGGCCTGGGCTGGGGTCTTACCTGGGTCTCCTTGGCCTTTGTGGAAGATGGTGAAGACCCAAAGAAGGAAGCAGCAGAGTGTGGAGAGGGTGGGCCCACCTGGCATGATGGGGGGCAGCCCAGCACTGTCTGCAGGGCACAAAGAGTGGGCAGTTAGGACTGGGGCAAAAGGGTGGGGAAAAGCAGGGTTGTCAGTGAACTCCCATCAGAGATTCCTAGAAGGGACTGTCCAGTTGGAAGCCACTGGGGCAGAGAGAAGGGGTAGGTGACAAAAGGAAGGTGATGAGGGGAGGAAGGCAGTGGCaatccccttcctctctctctcttcctctgtcacaTCCTCTCAGCCTGCAGGTACTAATTTAGCATCTCCTCTACCTGTCCCCTTCATCACAAGTGCCATTTCCCAAGCTTGCCATCTGGACTGCCAGCTCGTCTCTATCCTCTCCCAGCACCCATTCTCCATCTTGAAGCCAAAGTCAAAATGATCTTATCACTctcccgcttttttttttttttttttcttgagacagagtcttgctccatgttccaggctggagtgcagtggcatgatcatggctcactgcagcccctaaCTTCTagccccaggtgatcctcccacttcagcctcctgagtagttgggactacagacatgtgccactaccccagctatttttttcttttaagtttttagtagagacaaagtcaTGCTGCGTTGACAAGgctggtgctgggattacagcaggcgtgagccactgtgcctggccttgtcaCTCTCCTGCTTGAAAGTGACTCCCGGTTGCCCTGAGGATAAAATCCAATCTCATAACCACAGCTTCCAAGGCTGTCTATAATCCAGTTGCTCCCTGCACCTCCAGCATGGCCCCCACCTCGCCTCTTACCACTT
Protein-coding sequences here:
- the LOC105498060 gene encoding hyaluronan and proteoglycan link protein 2, encoding MPGGPTLSTLCCFLLWVFTIFHKGQGDPASHPGPHYLLPPIHEVIHSHRGATATLPCVLGTTPPSYKVRWSKVEPGELRETLILVTNGLHARGYGPLGGRARMRRGHRLDASLVIAGVRLEDEGRYRCELINGIEDESVALTLSLEGVVFPYQPSRGRYQFNYYEAKQACEEQDGRLATYSQLYQAWTEGLDWCNAGWLLEGSVRYPVLTARAPCGGRGRPGIRSYGPRDRMRDRYDAFCFTSALAGQVFFVPGRLTLSEAHAACRRRGAVVAKVGHLYAAWKFSGLDQCDGGWLADGSVRFPIVTPRPRCGGLPDPGVRSFGFPRPQQAAYGTYCYAEN